The bacterium genome contains a region encoding:
- a CDS encoding ABC transporter permease gives MIEHFRELLKFRALIVGLVERHMHARYRGSVLGMLWSFLNPLCLMAVYTLVFKYYIRFDQVENYTIFLFCGLLQWIHVSSSLIEGSISISAGGSLITKSLFPAALLPAVSVLTSLVHFLLSLPLLFLFMLLFGVEFTGGIVLLPVLMVLQTAFLYGLALSLATLNVAFRDVQHLVGNALTLLFFLSPILYPEDVVPAAFRPFLAFNPFAVFTSCYQDVLFNGVMPSVSDFAQIMLWTLVSIVVGIRVYISRQERFAEAL, from the coding sequence GTGATTGAGCATTTTCGCGAGCTTTTGAAGTTTCGAGCTCTCATTGTTGGACTTGTTGAACGACATATGCATGCTCGTTACAGAGGTTCCGTATTAGGGATGCTTTGGTCTTTTCTGAATCCCCTCTGTTTAATGGCGGTCTATACTCTCGTCTTTAAGTACTACATTCGATTTGATCAAGTTGAGAATTATACGATTTTCCTTTTTTGCGGTTTGCTCCAGTGGATTCATGTCTCCTCGTCACTTATAGAAGGAAGTATCTCAATTTCCGCTGGCGGGAGTCTCATTACGAAGAGTCTGTTTCCTGCAGCCCTGCTCCCAGCGGTTTCTGTTCTGACGAGCCTCGTTCATTTCTTGCTCTCGTTGCCTCTGCTTTTCCTTTTCATGCTCCTTTTCGGAGTTGAATTTACGGGTGGCATTGTGCTCTTACCGGTACTTATGGTGCTTCAGACGGCGTTCCTTTATGGCTTAGCGCTATCGCTTGCCACACTGAATGTGGCTTTTCGTGATGTTCAACATCTTGTTGGTAACGCCTTGACCCTTCTTTTCTTTCTGAGTCCAATTTTATATCCAGAGGATGTTGTTCCAGCTGCATTCCGTCCTTTTCTTGCATTTAATCCATTTGCAGTGTTCACTTCTTGTTATCAAGACGTGCTCTTTAATGGAGTAATGCCCTCCGTAAGTGACTTCGCTCAGATAATGCTCTGGACGCTTGTCAGTATTGTGGTGGGGATAAGGGTTTATATCTCGCGACAGGAACGCTTTGCTGAGGCGCTGTAG
- a CDS encoding glycosyltransferase: MNETDKVTMSQKSIHQLVHTLSYGDAISSEVLTFQRVFRERGYESEIFAIHTHPKLSGVSRPFQEFPGEYDGEVILHYSLGSPLNEVYRSLNNAFRTIIYHNLTTPYWFEGINPRIVRDIRSGMKELPDLLQISNRILADSSFNAQELKEFGVEAQVLPLSVDPERWTEEANPGIRELLRSTPGPHLLHVGRFAPNKCLQDVVRSFYFFRHYLAPTSRLWLVGIEIDTELYAFSIRHMVEQLGLRDAVEFPGCMADSELRALYEESDLYLCMSEHEGFCLPVIEAMHFGLPVVAYSSSALPETIQSGGILVERKEPAHLAMLYHKILQSPELREGLILGGKKRVSELSYANFSRRVCELFNVEGSVHAYCA, encoded by the coding sequence ATGAATGAAACGGACAAAGTGACAATGAGTCAAAAGAGTATCCACCAATTGGTTCATACCTTAAGTTATGGCGATGCTATCTCCAGTGAAGTTTTAACTTTCCAGCGAGTCTTTCGTGAACGAGGGTATGAAAGTGAGATTTTTGCTATTCATACCCATCCAAAGCTCTCTGGTGTGTCACGCCCATTTCAGGAGTTTCCAGGCGAGTACGACGGAGAAGTCATTTTACACTACTCTCTTGGTTCACCGCTGAATGAAGTATATCGCTCATTGAATAATGCATTCAGGACAATTATTTACCACAATCTTACCACACCTTACTGGTTTGAAGGTATAAACCCTCGCATAGTTCGAGATATTCGTAGTGGTATGAAAGAGCTGCCGGACTTATTGCAGATATCTAATAGGATTCTTGCGGATTCCTCTTTTAATGCTCAGGAGCTTAAGGAGTTCGGAGTTGAGGCTCAGGTCCTTCCCTTATCTGTAGATCCAGAGCGATGGACGGAGGAAGCGAACCCTGGGATTCGAGAGCTTTTACGTTCTACGCCTGGGCCACACCTCTTACATGTTGGACGTTTTGCTCCGAATAAGTGTTTGCAAGATGTTGTTCGTAGCTTTTATTTCTTTCGCCATTATTTAGCACCAACGAGCAGGCTCTGGTTGGTAGGAATAGAAATAGATACAGAGCTCTACGCCTTTTCAATAAGGCATATGGTTGAACAGTTGGGTTTGAGAGATGCGGTTGAATTCCCAGGTTGTATGGCCGACTCTGAGCTACGAGCACTATATGAGGAGAGCGACCTGTATCTCTGTATGAGTGAGCATGAAGGTTTTTGCTTACCAGTTATTGAAGCAATGCACTTTGGCCTACCTGTTGTCGCATACTCTTCCTCGGCACTGCCCGAGACTATTCAAAGTGGTGGGATTCTGGTGGAGCGCAAGGAGCCTGCACATCTTGCTATGCTGTATCACAAGATATTACAGTCGCCCGAGTTACGTGAGGGATTGATTCTCGGAGGAAAGAAGCGGGTAAGTGAGCTGTCATATGCCAATTTTTCACGAAGGGTCTGTGAACTCTTTAACGTAGAGGGGTCTGTTCATGCGTATTGCGCTTGA
- a CDS encoding A/G-specific adenine glycosylase produces the protein MNKSETEKNHRLLSDLIRWFKVSGRELPWRNTRDPYDIWISEVILQQTQVSRGIEYYQRFLKRFPTVERLASARWSSVLSVWRGLGYYQRARNLMKSAKLLIKDFDGKLPQTRHELLRLPGIGEYTASAICSFAFNRNVPAIDTNLSRVFQRVYGCPAQQVKARAEALFQLRPRSSRKLNYALMDLGALVCRAKSPRCSECPLALRCHYKKHGVASNNESPRDRSRETQGEQLPRIDVAVGCINRNGKYLLAKTSSSKGDGWEFPGGKCHQGETVREALKREVYEELGVEVSVRPAFHVEIFAEGLFEWRIHFCRCQILAGRPSPKEHDHLQWIDKEDLSLFKMPNANTRAVQMLSSRR, from the coding sequence ATGAATAAGAGCGAAACGGAGAAGAATCATCGCCTTTTGTCTGATCTTATCCGTTGGTTTAAAGTTTCAGGCAGAGAGCTTCCGTGGAGAAATACGCGAGATCCATATGATATCTGGATTTCCGAGGTGATTCTACAGCAGACCCAAGTCTCTCGTGGAATCGAATATTACCAGAGATTCTTGAAGCGTTTTCCAACCGTTGAACGTCTTGCCTCAGCTCGTTGGTCGTCTGTTTTATCTGTATGGCGGGGGCTTGGATACTATCAACGAGCGAGAAATCTCATGAAATCAGCTAAACTTCTCATCAAGGATTTTGATGGTAAGTTGCCACAGACACGCCACGAATTATTACGTCTACCTGGGATAGGAGAATATACCGCTTCTGCCATTTGTAGCTTTGCATTTAATAGAAATGTTCCAGCGATTGATACCAATTTATCTCGCGTCTTTCAGAGAGTATATGGCTGTCCTGCTCAACAGGTTAAAGCGAGAGCAGAGGCTTTGTTTCAGCTCCGACCACGGAGCAGTCGGAAGTTGAATTATGCGCTTATGGATCTCGGTGCACTTGTCTGTCGAGCTAAAAGCCCTCGGTGTAGTGAGTGCCCCCTCGCCTTACGGTGTCACTACAAGAAACACGGGGTTGCCTCAAACAATGAAAGTCCTAGAGATCGAAGTAGAGAGACGCAAGGAGAGCAACTTCCGCGAATAGATGTGGCAGTTGGTTGCATTAATCGAAATGGCAAGTATTTGTTAGCAAAGACGAGTAGCAGTAAGGGAGATGGGTGGGAATTCCCTGGTGGAAAGTGCCATCAAGGAGAGACTGTGCGCGAGGCGCTCAAGCGAGAAGTCTATGAAGAGCTTGGAGTTGAAGTCTCAGTACGCCCTGCTTTTCATGTCGAGATATTCGCAGAAGGACTTTTTGAATGGCGAATTCATTTTTGTAGATGTCAGATACTTGCCGGTCGACCGAGTCCGAAAGAGCATGATCACCTGCAGTGGATTGACAAGGAAGACTTAAGTCTTTTCAAGATGCCAAACGCGAATACACGCGCAGTTCAAATGCTCAGTAGTCGTCGCTAG
- a CDS encoding signal recognition particle protein — protein sequence MFDTLSSKLDSAFKRIRGRGSLSKSDIENTMKEVRMALLEADVNFKVAKDFCERVAEQALGEDILKSLSPDQMIIKLVQEELTETMGAQASEIDTHVAPPLVIMLVGLQGSGKTTTAGKLARYLRDENKRSPLLVPADVYRKAAIDQLQTVGKQLDIEVFPTTTEEDPVDIAKRAEAHAKNSGFDVVIIDTAGRLQIDSDLMTELQEISEAIEPHEILLVADAMTGQEAVHVAQGFDEALDLDGLILTKLDGDARGGAALSMKAVTGKPIKFIGVGEKSEALEVFHPDRMSSRILGMGDVLSLIEKASKEVELEDAMKLQKKMAKNEFTFEDFLQQLKMMKRLGSVSGLMGMIPGLGKMAKQVDPELAEREMKKTEAMILSMTLGERKNPKIINGSRRKRIALGSGVRVQDVNQLLKQFAQMRKMMKSFSKMGLGGMMGGGGMPNIGDILKNFR from the coding sequence ATGTTTGATACCCTATCCTCTAAGCTTGACTCGGCTTTTAAAAGAATTCGTGGCCGAGGCTCTCTCTCTAAAAGTGATATTGAAAACACTATGAAAGAAGTGCGCATGGCGCTTCTGGAAGCAGATGTAAATTTTAAAGTTGCAAAGGACTTTTGCGAACGCGTTGCTGAACAAGCACTCGGGGAAGACATCCTAAAAAGTCTCAGCCCCGATCAAATGATTATTAAGCTCGTACAAGAAGAGCTGACTGAAACTATGGGAGCGCAAGCTTCTGAGATTGATACCCATGTTGCTCCGCCTCTGGTTATCATGCTTGTCGGTCTTCAAGGATCTGGAAAAACAACTACCGCTGGAAAGCTGGCACGCTATCTCCGCGATGAAAACAAACGGAGCCCCCTACTGGTTCCGGCAGACGTCTATCGCAAAGCAGCTATAGACCAGCTCCAAACCGTAGGAAAGCAACTTGATATCGAAGTTTTTCCAACGACCACTGAAGAAGACCCCGTTGATATTGCCAAACGCGCTGAAGCGCATGCAAAAAACTCTGGATTTGACGTCGTGATTATCGATACGGCTGGAAGACTTCAGATTGACTCAGACCTCATGACAGAGTTGCAAGAGATCAGCGAAGCCATTGAACCACATGAAATTTTACTCGTTGCTGATGCAATGACAGGTCAAGAGGCCGTCCATGTGGCTCAAGGCTTTGACGAGGCTCTGGATCTTGATGGCTTAATCCTGACGAAGCTCGATGGAGATGCAAGAGGTGGGGCGGCTCTCTCCATGAAAGCGGTTACAGGAAAACCCATTAAATTTATCGGAGTGGGCGAAAAGTCAGAGGCTCTCGAAGTCTTTCATCCCGATCGGATGTCGTCACGAATTTTGGGGATGGGTGATGTTCTCAGCCTAATCGAGAAGGCTTCAAAAGAAGTTGAACTCGAAGATGCGATGAAGCTCCAAAAGAAGATGGCGAAGAATGAGTTCACCTTTGAAGATTTTCTCCAACAACTGAAGATGATGAAACGGCTGGGAAGCGTCTCTGGACTGATGGGAATGATTCCAGGTTTGGGGAAAATGGCAAAACAAGTCGACCCTGAACTTGCTGAACGAGAGATGAAAAAAACAGAGGCCATGATCCTTTCCATGACGCTTGGAGAACGTAAGAATCCAAAGATTATCAACGGAAGCAGAAGAAAACGCATTGCGCTTGGTTCCGGTGTCCGAGTGCAAGACGTCAATCAACTCCTGAAGCAATTCGCTCAGATGCGGAAAATGATGAAGTCTTTCTCAAAAATGGGGCTCGGCGGCATGATGGGCGGCGGTGGCATGCCAAATATCGGCGATATCTTAAAGAATTTTCGGTAG
- a CDS encoding glycosyltransferase family 1 protein, translating to MRIALDTSALDPEFRAHAIRGTGRYVSELYQRLPEFLTGDDHLTDFQYSSIGRGGICERFVDLLPVGKHTLKHQVVYPCLMGKASHGEADILHFPVHADAPTWARTPFIVTVLDLIPLIFKDLYAPKKNNLRFQFARWLELQSIRNARAIFAISEHTAKDVHRLLGVPREKIIVTPLGVDERFFVADTASKTVREKFSLENDVPLILYVGGIDQRKNISFLVDVFAEVVRARTAKKESIPLLVFAGGISKDDQYPRLIENLRRLQLEEHVRFTGFVSDDDLRSLYNTATVFFYPSLYEGFGLPPLEAMAAGTPVVSSNTSSLPEVVGDAALLCDPKDIPQASEQLLDILRDPQCADRLRVLGKQRAKEFRWEETARLTAEGYRLALGGLHERNSGQIRSNTSISNEMR from the coding sequence ATGCGTATTGCGCTTGATACGAGTGCGCTTGATCCAGAGTTTCGAGCCCATGCAATTCGGGGAACGGGTCGGTATGTATCTGAGCTGTATCAACGCTTGCCTGAATTTTTAACGGGCGATGATCACCTAACAGATTTTCAATATTCGAGTATTGGAAGAGGTGGGATCTGCGAGAGGTTCGTTGACCTTCTGCCAGTGGGAAAACACACACTTAAGCATCAAGTTGTCTATCCGTGTCTGATGGGAAAGGCATCTCATGGAGAGGCTGATATTTTGCACTTCCCCGTTCATGCAGATGCGCCTACTTGGGCTCGTACTCCCTTCATTGTAACGGTGTTAGATCTCATTCCTTTGATCTTTAAAGACCTTTACGCCCCTAAGAAGAATAATCTCAGATTTCAATTTGCCCGATGGTTAGAGCTCCAATCCATTAGGAATGCTCGAGCAATATTTGCTATTAGTGAGCATACCGCAAAAGATGTTCATAGATTGCTTGGAGTTCCTCGTGAGAAAATTATTGTTACCCCTTTAGGTGTAGATGAACGATTCTTTGTTGCGGATACAGCGAGTAAAACGGTGCGAGAAAAATTTTCTCTCGAGAATGATGTGCCTTTGATTTTATATGTCGGGGGGATTGACCAGAGGAAGAACATCTCTTTCTTGGTTGATGTATTCGCAGAGGTTGTAAGAGCTCGTACCGCCAAGAAAGAAAGCATTCCCTTGCTCGTATTTGCCGGGGGAATCTCGAAAGATGACCAGTATCCACGCCTTATAGAGAATCTTCGGCGACTTCAACTAGAGGAGCATGTTCGATTTACTGGCTTCGTTTCAGATGATGACTTACGAAGCTTATATAACACCGCAACTGTATTTTTCTATCCGAGTCTCTATGAAGGCTTTGGTCTGCCACCTCTTGAAGCAATGGCGGCAGGTACTCCCGTTGTTAGCTCCAATACCTCTTCTCTTCCTGAGGTTGTGGGAGATGCTGCATTGCTTTGCGATCCGAAGGATATACCGCAGGCATCAGAGCAACTTCTCGATATTCTCCGAGATCCTCAATGCGCGGATCGTCTGAGAGTGCTCGGCAAACAAAGAGCGAAAGAGTTCCGTTGGGAAGAGACCGCGCGTTTGACAGCAGAGGGATATCGGCTTGCTCTAGGGGGACTTCACGAGAGGAATAGCGGACAGATTCGATCAAATACTTCAATATCAAATGAGATGAGATAG
- a CDS encoding ABC transporter ATP-binding protein — MNQILSEQRSLNAGTKKADLQYTISLQGISKSFVRKFHQGGYSTLKSAIVSLFRKTEAPPAVKTVALKELTMRIPQGASVGVIGRNGSGKSTLLKLITGIYKPDAGVIARSGRISALIELGAGFHPDFTGRENIFLGGMIQGLTRSEIEERFDQIVEFAELSEFIEQPVRTYSSGMFMRLGFSLAIHCDPEVLLIDEVLAVGDEGFISKCKGKISELRQSGVTLMLVTHDLAAVERWCDEVLWLEKGEVRDRGEPRRVIDAYRQYIESREEDALESLHEYPRASDEGAEERESLEVSPTHSELEKARWGSREIEILGVALLTSDNCEKFVFHPDETMEILLSFSQREPVKGGIVFGIGIHHVDGTLLFGTNTQLEEVELDLSEQSNEVLCRIPRLSLLDGEYWLDLAVHRDDGYPYDYWKKAIRFSVRSSKSQVGKLYLETQWSVREREGEASALQSV, encoded by the coding sequence ATGAATCAAATTTTGAGCGAACAACGCTCTCTGAATGCAGGGACAAAAAAGGCTGACCTCCAGTATACGATTTCGCTTCAGGGGATATCAAAGTCTTTTGTTCGTAAGTTTCATCAAGGCGGCTATTCGACGCTAAAGAGCGCAATTGTCTCGCTTTTTCGCAAAACGGAGGCTCCTCCGGCAGTGAAAACCGTCGCGCTCAAGGAGTTGACGATGAGAATTCCTCAAGGGGCATCAGTAGGAGTCATCGGAAGAAATGGATCAGGAAAGTCTACTCTCCTTAAGCTGATTACTGGCATTTATAAACCTGATGCTGGAGTGATTGCTCGTTCAGGAAGGATCTCCGCTTTGATCGAGCTTGGTGCTGGTTTTCATCCAGACTTTACTGGAAGAGAGAATATTTTCTTGGGTGGTATGATCCAAGGACTGACTCGATCAGAGATAGAGGAGCGATTTGACCAGATTGTTGAATTTGCGGAATTAAGTGAGTTTATTGAACAGCCAGTACGTACCTACTCTTCTGGAATGTTTATGCGTCTTGGCTTTAGTCTTGCCATTCACTGTGACCCAGAAGTTTTACTCATTGATGAAGTCCTAGCAGTTGGTGATGAGGGGTTTATATCAAAGTGTAAGGGAAAGATTTCTGAACTACGACAAAGCGGAGTTACTCTCATGCTTGTAACGCATGATCTTGCCGCAGTAGAAAGGTGGTGCGATGAGGTCTTGTGGCTAGAGAAGGGTGAGGTCCGTGATCGTGGAGAGCCACGAAGAGTGATTGATGCCTATCGACAATATATTGAATCGAGGGAGGAGGATGCTCTTGAAAGTCTTCATGAATATCCAAGGGCCTCAGATGAGGGGGCTGAAGAGAGGGAGAGTCTTGAAGTTTCACCGACTCATTCCGAGCTTGAGAAGGCTCGTTGGGGTAGTCGTGAGATAGAGATTCTTGGTGTGGCACTCCTTACAAGTGATAATTGTGAAAAGTTTGTTTTTCACCCCGATGAAACGATGGAGATACTGCTCTCATTTTCACAGAGAGAGCCGGTAAAAGGGGGAATAGTCTTCGGAATAGGAATCCATCATGTTGATGGCACACTCCTTTTCGGTACGAATACTCAGTTAGAAGAGGTAGAATTAGACCTCTCTGAGCAGAGTAATGAAGTCCTTTGTCGAATTCCACGACTCTCGCTTCTCGATGGGGAGTATTGGCTTGATTTAGCTGTTCATCGCGATGATGGATATCCTTATGATTACTGGAAAAAGGCCATTCGATTTTCAGTCCGTTCTTCGAAATCGCAGGTCGGAAAGTTGTACCTTGAAACCCAATGGAGCGTGAGAGAGAGGGAAGGGGAAGCATCGGCATTACAGAGCGTTTAA
- a CDS encoding M48 family peptidase: protein MTKKDRYLTLAGKPFLILPNIFIRLCFLVITSSLLSCASTRAPLVPGEIPKQASVAIADEQYGQKVFGQLAEQFDIETDDNRILRVRNIVDTLTQVEGNHHNIWHVHVFKDDSFYNAAATRGNYIFVWSPLIDLVSSDDELATILSHEIAHVLAKHTQPDPIEEAKRIITGITSETARQAILQSASSAAGSLANLGAILTAELLKALLINPNQQALELEADQLGLFIMAKAGYDPRSAIQFWERMAHIPEFQQAPIEFLSSHPSSETRLKHLKKLLPLAQKSITDRQINDTVPYQKSAAAAESQKHFKPITPLWKVIDDGTPVFSEPHTESSKTGALASGTLLQVDFALRRWLFITEPYEGYVHSSSCVPTR, encoded by the coding sequence ATGACCAAAAAAGACCGCTATCTGACACTCGCTGGAAAGCCGTTTCTCATACTGCCGAATATCTTCATTCGGCTATGTTTTCTCGTTATCACTTCTTCTCTCCTGTCGTGTGCTTCGACAAGAGCGCCCCTTGTTCCTGGCGAAATCCCGAAACAAGCAAGTGTTGCCATTGCTGATGAACAATACGGACAAAAAGTCTTTGGGCAACTTGCAGAACAATTTGACATCGAGACAGATGACAATCGGATTCTACGAGTTCGAAACATCGTTGATACACTCACTCAGGTCGAAGGTAACCACCATAATATTTGGCATGTTCATGTTTTTAAAGACGACTCGTTCTATAATGCCGCAGCTACTCGTGGAAACTATATTTTTGTTTGGAGCCCACTTATCGATCTCGTTTCAAGCGATGATGAGCTTGCTACTATTCTGTCGCATGAAATAGCTCATGTTCTCGCTAAGCACACACAGCCAGATCCGATAGAGGAAGCAAAAAGAATTATAACAGGCATCACTAGCGAAACAGCACGACAAGCTATTTTGCAAAGCGCAAGTAGCGCTGCTGGCAGCCTTGCAAATCTCGGAGCGATATTAACGGCTGAGCTACTGAAAGCATTACTGATTAATCCGAATCAACAAGCACTTGAACTCGAAGCAGACCAACTCGGTCTATTCATAATGGCAAAAGCAGGATATGATCCGAGAAGCGCAATTCAATTCTGGGAACGCATGGCTCATATACCAGAGTTCCAGCAAGCTCCTATTGAATTTCTCTCGAGTCATCCGTCCTCAGAGACTCGACTTAAACACCTGAAAAAACTACTTCCTCTCGCTCAAAAAAGCATTACTGACCGTCAAATCAACGACACTGTTCCTTACCAGAAAAGTGCTGCTGCGGCAGAAAGTCAAAAGCATTTCAAGCCAATCACTCCGCTCTGGAAGGTCATTGATGATGGAACCCCCGTGTTCTCTGAGCCTCATACCGAGAGCTCAAAGACAGGGGCATTAGCCAGCGGCACTCTTTTGCAAGTAGATTTCGCACTTCGCAGATGGTTGTTTATCACAGAACCCTACGAGGGCTACGTACACAGTTCCTCATGCGTTCCTACCAGATAA